One Nocardioides luti DNA window includes the following coding sequences:
- a CDS encoding MFS transporter, whose product MTGYRTLARNHDFTVLWIGQTVSELGSSVSMFVFPLLTFHLTGSPLAAAAAEALHLLGLVGALLPAGVLADRVDRRRLMRVSSGAGVLLYGSLAVAGVTGGLTLPHLLVVALLTGIATGAFSPAETSAVRTVVPTEDLPTALSQNQARQHVAALVGAPLGGLLYGATRWLPFVADAVSYAVSFVLLGRIRTDLSAPVATGPRRRARHDIAEGLRYTWSRPFFRVLLIWSPLTNLVINALFFVAILRLVQDGFPPVQIGLVSTAAGVSGILGAIAAPWIIDRLPTGWLTIACAWSFVPLLVPLALWNQPAVVAAALGVGLFLNPAGNAGVGSYRIAITPDALQGRLQSTMQFVSMSAMPLAPLLAGALLSGLGGGRAMAVLGGLTALVALIPTLSRHVRAVPRPAQWVAEATPASVPVA is encoded by the coding sequence ATGACCGGCTACCGCACCCTCGCCCGCAACCACGACTTCACCGTGCTCTGGATCGGCCAGACGGTCTCCGAGCTGGGCAGCTCGGTCAGCATGTTCGTCTTCCCCCTGCTGACCTTCCACCTGACCGGCTCGCCCCTGGCCGCGGCCGCCGCCGAGGCGCTGCACCTGCTGGGCCTGGTCGGCGCGCTGCTGCCGGCCGGGGTGCTGGCCGACCGCGTGGACCGCCGCCGGCTGATGCGGGTCTCGAGCGGCGCCGGGGTGCTGCTCTACGGCTCCCTCGCCGTCGCGGGCGTCACCGGCGGGCTCACGCTGCCGCACCTGCTCGTGGTCGCGCTGCTCACCGGGATCGCGACCGGCGCCTTCTCCCCCGCCGAGACGTCCGCCGTCCGCACCGTGGTCCCGACCGAGGACCTGCCGACGGCGCTGAGCCAGAACCAGGCCCGCCAGCACGTCGCCGCGCTGGTCGGGGCGCCGCTGGGCGGGCTGCTGTACGGCGCGACGCGCTGGCTGCCCTTCGTCGCGGACGCGGTGTCGTACGCCGTGTCCTTCGTGCTGCTCGGCCGGATCCGGACCGACCTGTCGGCCCCGGTCGCGACCGGGCCCCGCCGCCGGGCCCGCCACGACATCGCCGAGGGACTGCGCTACACGTGGTCGCGGCCGTTCTTCCGGGTGCTGCTGATCTGGTCGCCGCTGACCAACCTCGTCATCAACGCGCTCTTCTTCGTCGCGATCCTGCGCCTGGTCCAGGACGGCTTCCCGCCCGTCCAGATCGGCCTGGTCTCGACGGCCGCCGGCGTCTCCGGGATCCTCGGCGCGATCGCCGCGCCCTGGATCATCGACCGGCTGCCCACCGGCTGGCTGACGATCGCCTGCGCCTGGAGCTTCGTCCCGCTGCTGGTGCCGCTGGCCCTGTGGAACCAACCCGCCGTCGTCGCGGCGGCGCTCGGCGTCGGGCTGTTCCTGAACCCGGCCGGCAACGCGGGCGTCGGGTCCTACCGGATCGCGATCACCCCCGACGCCCTGCAGGGGCGGCTGCAGTCGACGATGCAGTTCGTCTCGATGTCCGCGATGCCGCTGGCCCCCCTGCTCGCCGGCGCGCTGCTGAGCGGCCTCGGCGGCGGCCGCGCGATGGCGGTGCTCGGCGGGCTCACCGCCCTGGTCGCGCTGATCCCGACGCTGAGCCGGCACGTGCGCGCCGTCCCGCGGCCGGCGCAGTGGGTGGCCGAGGCCACGCCCGCGTCGGTGCCGGTCGCCTGA
- a CDS encoding winged helix-turn-helix domain-containing protein codes for MTSESGGQIHDPRVLRAIAHPVRNRILTELGATGPMRAADLARVLDVPANQASFHLRQLAKYGLIEEAPEEARDQRDRVWRASRESFSVSVGDIEAQPGGRAAARVFMRQAASAAHQLVDAAYADDRAPGQHRATMETAVRFTKEEAQAFSEELGQLLHQWSERHRGRDDGRLTYVVHAMVLPHPDLAHRPATADEDA; via the coding sequence ATGACGAGCGAGAGCGGCGGCCAGATCCACGACCCACGCGTGCTGCGCGCCATCGCCCACCCCGTGCGCAACCGGATCCTCACCGAGCTCGGCGCGACCGGCCCGATGCGCGCGGCCGACCTCGCGCGGGTGCTCGACGTCCCCGCCAACCAGGCCAGCTTCCACCTGCGGCAGCTCGCGAAGTACGGCCTCATCGAGGAGGCGCCCGAGGAGGCGCGCGACCAGCGCGACCGGGTCTGGCGCGCGTCGCGCGAGAGCTTCAGCGTCAGCGTGGGGGACATCGAGGCCCAGCCCGGCGGGCGGGCAGCGGCCCGGGTCTTCATGCGCCAGGCGGCCTCCGCCGCGCACCAGCTGGTCGACGCGGCGTACGCCGACGACCGGGCGCCGGGCCAGCACCGCGCCACCATGGAGACCGCCGTGCGCTTCACCAAGGAGGAGGCGCAGGCGTTCTCCGAGGAGCTGGGCCAGCTGCTCCACCAGTGGTCCGAGCGCCACCGCGGCCGCGACGACGGCCGCCTCACCTACGTCGTGCACGCCATGGTGCTGCCGCACCCCGATCTGGCCCACCGGCCCGCCACCGCGGACGAGGACGCCTGA
- a CDS encoding sterol carrier family protein, giving the protein MPSRLRLADPAELAAARARFEAGDRSPTDLRLLTKHYLAVLETRAPGKSVEVRVPPYAAVQVVPGVRHTRGTPPAVVEMDAATWIDLATGATSWADATAQVRASGERADLTPYLPLT; this is encoded by the coding sequence ATGCCGTCGCGCCTGCGCCTCGCCGACCCCGCCGAGCTCGCCGCCGCCCGGGCCCGCTTCGAGGCCGGCGACCGCTCACCGACGGACCTGCGGCTGCTGACCAAGCACTACCTGGCCGTCCTCGAGACCCGCGCCCCCGGCAAGTCCGTCGAGGTGCGGGTCCCGCCGTACGCCGCCGTGCAGGTCGTCCCGGGCGTCCGCCACACCCGCGGCACCCCGCCCGCCGTCGTCGAGATGGACGCGGCGACCTGGATCGACCTCGCGACCGGCGCCACCTCCTGGGCCGACGCCACCGCGCAGGTCCGGGCGTCCGGCGAGCGCGCCGACCTGACGCCGTACCTCCCCCTCACCTGA
- a CDS encoding dipeptidase: MSTDAAGTWSTDDIRAKVEGLLPALRHDLEDLVRIESVSADPARAGEVERSAEAVAELFRAERFDSVEIVTAEGGAPAVIAHKAGPAGAPTVLLYAHHDVQPENDHAEWDSPPFEPTERDGRLYARGAADDKAGIAAHLGALRVYGDDLPVSVTMFIEGEEEVGSDSLPALLREQQDKLSADVIVIADSGNWDIGVPALTTSLRGLVRVDVTVRTLTHAVHSGMWGGLVPDALITLSRLIATLHDDRGNVAVAGLHSGPAADVVYPEERLRAESGAVPGIEWIGDGSAVERLWTKPSLSITGLDAPKVDGASNTLVASARAKISLRVAPGDTTENALACLRAHLEAHVAWGAELSVSVVDTGEATQIDATGPAYDAARTAFTEAWDGTEPVDMGVGGSIPFIAEFLEAFPRASVLVTGVEDPDTRAHGANEGLHLAEFERVVLAEALLLHHLGEL, translated from the coding sequence ATGAGCACCGACGCAGCCGGCACCTGGAGCACCGACGACATCAGGGCGAAGGTCGAGGGCCTCCTGCCCGCCCTCCGCCACGACCTCGAGGACCTGGTCCGCATCGAGTCCGTGAGCGCCGACCCGGCGCGGGCCGGTGAGGTCGAGCGCAGTGCCGAGGCCGTCGCCGAGCTGTTCCGTGCCGAGCGCTTCGACAGCGTCGAGATCGTCACCGCCGAGGGCGGGGCGCCCGCCGTGATCGCGCACAAGGCCGGGCCCGCGGGGGCGCCGACGGTGCTGCTCTACGCGCACCACGACGTCCAGCCCGAGAACGACCACGCCGAGTGGGACTCGCCGCCCTTCGAGCCGACCGAGCGCGACGGGCGGCTCTACGCCCGCGGCGCCGCCGACGACAAGGCCGGGATCGCGGCGCACCTCGGCGCGCTGCGGGTGTACGGCGACGACCTGCCCGTCAGCGTCACCATGTTCATCGAGGGCGAGGAGGAGGTCGGCAGCGACAGCCTCCCGGCGCTGCTGAGGGAGCAGCAGGACAAGCTCTCCGCGGACGTCATCGTGATCGCCGACTCGGGCAACTGGGACATCGGCGTGCCGGCGCTCACCACCAGCCTGCGCGGCCTGGTCCGCGTCGACGTCACCGTCCGCACCCTCACCCACGCCGTGCACTCCGGCATGTGGGGCGGCCTGGTCCCCGACGCCCTGATCACGCTCTCGCGGCTGATCGCGACGCTGCACGACGACCGCGGGAACGTCGCCGTGGCGGGCCTGCACAGCGGCCCCGCGGCCGACGTCGTCTACCCCGAGGAGCGGCTGCGTGCCGAGTCCGGCGCGGTCCCCGGCATCGAGTGGATCGGCGACGGCTCGGCCGTCGAGCGGCTGTGGACCAAGCCCTCGCTCAGCATCACCGGCCTCGACGCGCCCAAGGTGGACGGCGCCAGCAACACCCTCGTGGCGAGCGCCCGGGCCAAGATCTCGCTGCGGGTCGCCCCCGGCGACACCACCGAGAACGCCCTGGCCTGCCTGCGCGCCCACCTGGAGGCGCACGTCGCCTGGGGCGCCGAGCTGTCCGTCAGCGTGGTCGACACGGGTGAGGCGACGCAGATCGACGCCACCGGGCCGGCGTACGACGCGGCGCGCACCGCCTTCACCGAGGCCTGGGACGGCACCGAGCCCGTCGACATGGGCGTCGGGGGCTCGATCCCGTTCATCGCCGAGTTCCTCGAGGCGTTCCCACGGGCCAGCGTGCTCGTGACCGGCGTCGAGGACCCGGACACCCGGGCGCACGGGGCCAACGAGGGCCTCCACCTGGCGGAGTTCGAGCGCGTGGTGCTCGCCGAGGCGCTGCTGCTCCACCACCTCGGCGAGCTCTGA
- a CDS encoding helix-turn-helix domain-containing protein — MRAATLAFLAEHRRARVDVLTDRLVATIEASNPGYRATRVVPRADLRSSCHDNIVRVLELLDAAVDGRGTEPGSAARDPAYDAARATGRRRAEQGLPLDDVLRSFRMGGRLIWDDLVEQARSTLDADELREVGTRVWEVVDETSAQVAAAYHATERAAVRADEQLRAELWEGVLSGRAKEPGFAHEAARILDVPVDGDYLVATGVDLDTARLEHALGSRPNVWVRRSGGAVGLVALGADGPDDVLATLAVDDGGSIGVSVGVEGLAGVDTGFRQAVLALRTLGGRPGVAAFDDRLPEALLLTSPEVAGRLVAVWLGPVLALPPAEGGPLLDTLTAWVGAGGSTTHTAEAVHCHRNTVINRLRRVGDLTGQVLLDGVPPLELALAVRSLAIGRVR; from the coding sequence GTGCGCGCCGCGACCCTCGCCTTCCTGGCCGAGCACCGTCGCGCCCGCGTCGACGTCCTGACCGACCGGCTGGTCGCCACCATCGAGGCGTCCAACCCCGGCTACCGCGCGACCCGGGTCGTGCCGCGCGCGGACCTGCGCAGCTCGTGCCACGACAACATCGTGCGGGTGCTGGAGCTGCTGGACGCGGCGGTCGACGGGCGCGGCACCGAGCCCGGGTCGGCGGCGCGCGACCCGGCGTACGACGCCGCGCGGGCCACCGGGCGGCGCCGGGCCGAGCAGGGCCTGCCGCTCGACGACGTGCTGCGGTCCTTCCGGATGGGCGGCCGGCTGATCTGGGACGACCTGGTCGAGCAGGCGCGCTCGACCCTCGACGCCGACGAGCTCCGCGAGGTGGGCACCCGGGTCTGGGAGGTCGTCGACGAGACCTCGGCCCAGGTGGCCGCGGCGTACCACGCGACCGAGCGGGCCGCCGTCCGCGCCGACGAGCAGCTGCGCGCCGAGCTGTGGGAGGGCGTGCTGAGCGGCCGCGCCAAGGAGCCCGGCTTCGCCCACGAGGCCGCGCGGATCCTCGACGTCCCGGTCGACGGCGACTACCTCGTCGCCACCGGTGTCGACCTGGACACCGCCCGGCTCGAGCACGCGCTGGGGTCCCGCCCCAACGTCTGGGTGCGGCGCAGCGGCGGCGCGGTCGGACTGGTCGCGCTCGGCGCGGACGGCCCCGACGACGTGCTCGCCACCCTGGCCGTCGACGACGGCGGCTCGATCGGCGTCTCGGTCGGGGTCGAGGGGCTCGCGGGCGTCGACACCGGCTTCCGGCAGGCCGTGCTGGCCCTGCGCACGCTGGGCGGCCGGCCCGGCGTGGCCGCCTTCGACGACCGGCTCCCCGAGGCCCTGCTGCTCACCTCCCCGGAGGTCGCCGGCCGGCTCGTCGCGGTGTGGCTGGGCCCCGTCCTGGCGCTCCCGCCCGCCGAGGGCGGCCCGCTGCTCGACACGCTGACGGCGTGGGTCGGCGCCGGCGGCTCGACCACCCACACCGCGGAGGCCGTGCACTGCCACCGCAACACCGTGATCAACCGGCTGCGCCGCGTCGGCGACCTGACCGGCCAGGTGCTGCTGGACGGAGTGCCGCCCCTCGAGCTCGCGCTCGCCGTGCGGTCGCTGGCGATCGGCCGGGTCCGCTGA
- a CDS encoding molybdopterin cofactor-binding domain-containing protein: MTLHANARTERQEDPAAPVTTTAPMALGRRSFLGYVMAGSTLVVAADLALAKPARAAVPSGAQIPELYDLEDLQTDAAAPTANLITVTLHEDGTASFAIPRMEVGQGITTSTAMILAEELDLPVEKIVVTLAPSRPELVMNQLTGGSNTTVSTYTPIRVAAAIAKGALLDAAAAQLGAEVARLESHQGVVTAPDGSSVTYGELATKAASATDRRVEVQLKERADFSVIGTPRNRTDALAAVTGKKKFSMDLHVPGALPTMVCRPPTLNGSPKKLRNKAEILRMPGVRNVAKVDTGIAVRAETFGQCIDAIRAMDVAWNPGTVEGESDQTVLARLRKAEVPLAVPDVDPLAKTVEESFTFMFRSSAALEPNSAVADVRKDRATIWAGLKVPILAQQNIAKALGMSQDQVTVNVITGGGSFGHKLFSDAAIEAAKISQKMGKPVRLMWHRADEPRQGRLHPMVTSRIRATHLGGQVLSFEQRNTSVVTDFSHGLGEMITSTIDEAPTEVGRQLGGFGFSQSIFALTQELPYNFGLVTQLLDETDDRFNTGSMRNIYSPDTAVANELVIDRLARQMGKDPLAFRLEFLKDERTKAVLQKVADEGRWGRKMPAGMAQGIAIHKEYKGCTAVLVEIDTRPRTVNREIYHGVTGPRVTKAVVAVDAGLVINPRGLEAQMMGGFSDGMALTLTSSCHLRDGHFLEASWDNYFYTRQWNVPPEFEVHVMPSDSDQPGGAGEAGVAASAAAVACAYARATKKMPTRFPINHGTVSFKVKSFVPPVPPSPTNGLKHTY; the protein is encoded by the coding sequence ATGACGTTGCACGCGAACGCCCGCACCGAGAGGCAGGAGGACCCGGCAGCACCCGTGACGACCACGGCCCCCATGGCCCTGGGTCGTCGCAGCTTCCTCGGCTACGTGATGGCCGGCTCGACCCTCGTGGTCGCCGCCGACCTCGCGCTCGCGAAGCCCGCGCGCGCCGCCGTGCCCTCGGGCGCGCAGATCCCCGAGCTCTACGACCTCGAGGACCTGCAGACCGACGCCGCGGCGCCGACCGCGAACCTCATCACGGTCACCCTCCACGAGGACGGCACCGCCTCGTTCGCGATCCCGCGCATGGAGGTCGGCCAGGGCATCACCACGTCCACGGCCATGATCCTCGCGGAGGAGCTCGACCTGCCGGTCGAGAAGATCGTCGTGACGCTGGCGCCCTCGCGCCCCGAGCTGGTCATGAACCAGCTGACCGGCGGCTCCAACACCACGGTGTCGACGTACACCCCCATCCGGGTGGCCGCCGCGATCGCCAAGGGCGCCCTGCTCGACGCGGCCGCCGCCCAGCTCGGCGCCGAGGTGGCCCGCCTGGAGTCGCACCAGGGCGTCGTCACCGCCCCGGACGGCAGCTCCGTGACGTACGGCGAGCTGGCGACCAAGGCCGCCAGCGCCACCGACCGCCGGGTGGAGGTGCAGCTCAAGGAGCGCGCCGACTTCTCCGTCATCGGCACCCCGCGCAACCGCACCGACGCGCTCGCCGCGGTCACCGGGAAGAAGAAGTTCTCGATGGACCTGCACGTGCCCGGCGCGCTGCCGACGATGGTCTGCCGCCCGCCGACGCTCAACGGGTCGCCGAAGAAGCTGCGCAACAAGGCCGAGATCCTGAGGATGCCCGGCGTCCGCAACGTCGCCAAGGTCGACACCGGGATCGCCGTGCGCGCCGAGACCTTCGGCCAGTGCATCGACGCGATCCGCGCGATGGACGTGGCGTGGAACCCTGGCACCGTCGAGGGCGAGTCCGACCAGACGGTCCTCGCGCGGCTGCGCAAGGCCGAGGTCCCGCTCGCCGTCCCGGACGTGGACCCCCTCGCGAAGACCGTCGAGGAGAGCTTCACCTTCATGTTCCGCAGCTCGGCGGCGCTCGAGCCCAACTCCGCCGTCGCCGACGTGCGCAAGGACAGGGCGACGATCTGGGCCGGCCTGAAGGTCCCGATCCTCGCGCAGCAGAACATCGCGAAGGCCCTGGGCATGAGCCAGGACCAGGTGACGGTCAACGTCATCACCGGTGGCGGCTCCTTCGGCCACAAGCTCTTCAGCGACGCCGCGATCGAGGCCGCCAAGATCTCGCAGAAGATGGGCAAGCCGGTCCGCCTGATGTGGCACCGCGCCGACGAGCCGCGCCAGGGCCGCCTGCACCCGATGGTCACCTCGCGGATCCGGGCCACCCACCTCGGGGGCCAGGTGCTGAGCTTCGAGCAGCGCAACACCAGCGTCGTGACCGACTTCAGCCACGGCCTCGGCGAGATGATCACGAGCACGATCGACGAGGCCCCGACCGAGGTCGGCCGCCAGCTCGGCGGTTTCGGCTTCTCGCAGTCGATCTTCGCGCTCACCCAGGAGCTGCCGTACAACTTCGGCCTCGTGACCCAGCTGCTGGACGAGACCGACGACCGGTTCAACACCGGCAGCATGCGCAACATCTACTCGCCCGACACCGCGGTCGCGAACGAGCTGGTCATCGACCGCCTCGCCCGGCAGATGGGCAAGGACCCGCTGGCGTTCCGCCTCGAGTTCCTCAAGGACGAGCGGACCAAGGCGGTCCTGCAGAAGGTCGCCGACGAGGGCAGGTGGGGCCGCAAGATGCCCGCGGGCATGGCCCAGGGGATCGCGATCCACAAGGAGTACAAGGGCTGCACCGCGGTCCTCGTCGAGATCGACACCCGCCCCAGGACCGTGAACCGCGAGATCTACCACGGGGTCACCGGGCCGCGGGTCACCAAGGCCGTGGTCGCCGTCGACGCCGGGCTGGTCATCAACCCGCGCGGGCTCGAGGCCCAGATGATGGGGGGCTTCTCGGACGGGATGGCGCTGACGCTCACCAGCAGCTGCCACCTGCGCGACGGCCACTTCCTCGAGGCCAGCTGGGACAACTACTTCTACACGCGGCAGTGGAACGTCCCCCCGGAGTTCGAGGTGCACGTGATGCCCTCCGACTCCGACCAGCCGGGTGGCGCCGGCGAGGCCGGTGTCGCCGCGTCGGCGGCTGCGGTGGCCTGCGCCTACGCCCGCGCGACCAAGAAGATGCCGACCCGCTTCCCGATCAACCACGGGACGGTGTCGTTCAAGGTCAAGTCCTTCGTCCCGCCCGTCCCGCCGTCGCCCACCAACGGGCTCAAGCACACCTACTGA
- a CDS encoding (2Fe-2S)-binding protein, with amino-acid sequence MPKQTFVLNGKSITVNVHDDVRVLWVLRDLLGVTGPKYGCGINVCKACTSHINGKAFNPCSVRVGDLTKDDEVTTIEGLPDTVGKELHPMQQAWIDRDVPQCGYCQPGQIMAATALVKKVRREGRSIRESDLDEIRNICRCGTYTRIREAIKQGARNM; translated from the coding sequence ATGCCGAAACAGACCTTTGTCCTCAACGGCAAGAGCATCACCGTCAACGTGCACGACGACGTCCGCGTGCTGTGGGTGCTGCGAGACCTGCTGGGCGTGACCGGGCCGAAGTACGGCTGCGGCATCAACGTCTGCAAGGCGTGCACGTCGCACATCAACGGCAAGGCCTTCAACCCCTGCTCGGTCCGCGTCGGCGACCTCACCAAGGACGACGAGGTGACCACGATCGAGGGCCTGCCCGACACGGTCGGCAAGGAGCTGCACCCGATGCAGCAGGCCTGGATCGACCGCGACGTGCCGCAGTGCGGCTACTGCCAGCCTGGCCAGATCATGGCCGCCACGGCGCTGGTGAAGAAGGTACGCCGGGAGGGTCGCTCGATCCGCGAGTCCGACCTCGACGAGATCCGCAACATCTGCCGGTGCGGCACGTACACCCGCATCCGCGAGGCCATCAAGCAGGGCGCCCGGAACATGTGA